The following proteins are encoded in a genomic region of Synechococcus sp. CBW1002:
- a CDS encoding hemolysin family protein → MRFLALAILLALLAFFAAGELALIRLRPSRVQQLVEAGEPGAAAVARLQHRLRRALVATQLGTALALVALGWTGRDLVDGMRPFAAAAPELRPWLLALVFLVLVLLATLLGGLVPKAWVLHQPELSALRLAPLLESVNRTLGPLLLLIERLGGLLLRLFGLPRNWDELVPVLSAGELETLIESGSVTGLQPDERNILEGVFSLRDTLVREVMVPRSGMETLPVGVTFAEMMDAVHATHHARFPVIGQSLDDVHGMLDLRRLAEPIARGLLQPDSRLDPFVVPVQLVQESASLADLLPLIRSGHPLLVVVDEHGGTEGLVTVADLTGEIVGEEDGSQADANDLMQLQDDSWSVAGDLEIFELNRQLGLRLPEAEGHHTLAGFLLERLQHIPSPGEGLGWKGYQFTVVTMDGPRIDRVRINQRPG, encoded by the coding sequence ATGCGGTTTCTGGCCCTGGCCATCCTCCTGGCATTGCTGGCCTTTTTTGCTGCCGGGGAGCTGGCCCTGATCCGTCTGCGGCCCAGCCGGGTGCAGCAGCTGGTGGAGGCCGGTGAACCGGGCGCCGCTGCCGTGGCGCGTCTGCAGCACCGGTTGCGCCGGGCGCTGGTCGCCACCCAGCTCGGCACGGCTCTGGCCCTGGTGGCCCTGGGCTGGACCGGCCGCGATCTCGTGGATGGGATGCGGCCCTTCGCCGCCGCCGCTCCGGAGCTGCGGCCCTGGCTTCTGGCCTTGGTGTTTCTGGTGCTGGTGCTGCTGGCCACCCTTCTGGGCGGCCTGGTGCCGAAGGCCTGGGTGCTGCATCAGCCCGAGCTTTCCGCCCTGCGCCTGGCGCCGTTGCTCGAATCGGTGAACCGCACCCTGGGGCCGCTGCTGCTCCTGATCGAGCGCCTGGGAGGCCTGCTGCTGCGCCTGTTCGGCCTGCCCCGCAACTGGGATGAGCTGGTGCCGGTGCTGTCGGCAGGGGAGCTCGAGACCCTGATCGAGAGCGGCAGCGTCACCGGTCTGCAGCCCGATGAGCGCAACATCCTCGAGGGTGTGTTCTCCCTGCGGGACACGCTGGTGCGGGAGGTGATGGTGCCCCGCTCCGGCATGGAGACCCTGCCGGTGGGCGTCACCTTCGCCGAGATGATGGACGCGGTGCATGCCACCCACCACGCCCGCTTCCCGGTGATCGGCCAGTCGCTCGACGACGTCCATGGAATGCTCGATCTGCGGCGCCTCGCTGAACCGATCGCCCGAGGGCTGCTGCAGCCCGATTCGCGGCTGGATCCCTTCGTGGTGCCCGTGCAGCTGGTCCAGGAAAGTGCCTCCCTGGCTGACTTGCTGCCGCTGATCCGCAGCGGCCATCCGCTGCTGGTGGTGGTGGATGAGCACGGCGGCACCGAGGGGCTGGTCACCGTCGCCGATCTCACCGGCGAGATCGTGGGAGAGGAGGACGGATCCCAGGCCGATGCCAACGACCTGATGCAGCTCCAGGACGACTCCTGGTCGGTGGCGGGAGACCTGGAGATCTTCGAGCTCAATCGCCAGCTGGGGCTGCGACTGCCCGAGGCGGAGGGGCATCACACCCTGGCGGGCTTCCTGCTGGAGCGGCTCCAGCACATTCCATCCCCCGGGGAAGGTCTGGGTTGGAAGGGCTACCAGTTCACCGTGGTCACCATGGATGGCCCGCGCATCGATCGGGTGCGGATCAACCAGCGCCCCGGCTGA
- a CDS encoding Gfo/Idh/MocA family protein, protein MKPVKVGVIGIGNMGWHHARVLSLLRDAELVGVADLDEARGQLAVEQFGCRWFADYADMLEHVEAVCIAVPTLLHHRVGLTCLEAGLHVLIEKPIAASQEEAADLIQAASATTRLLQVGHIERFNPAFRELLKVVADEEVVVLEARRHSPNADRANDVSVVLDLMIHDIDLVLELAGAPVVRLAAAGGRSADGPIDYVNATLGFANGVVASLTASKMAHRKIRSLSAHCRCSLMETDFLNHNLRIYRRSHGSVSADHGELVYRNDGFIEEVSTTSIEPLYAELEHFLQCVRGVEIPAVDGLQASRALQLADLIEQCVEQPNLCMALDAPI, encoded by the coding sequence ATGAAGCCCGTCAAGGTTGGTGTGATCGGCATCGGCAACATGGGCTGGCATCACGCCCGCGTGCTCAGCCTGCTGCGCGACGCCGAGCTGGTGGGGGTGGCCGATCTCGATGAGGCCCGTGGGCAGCTCGCCGTGGAGCAGTTCGGTTGCCGCTGGTTCGCGGACTACGCCGACATGCTCGAGCACGTGGAGGCGGTGTGCATCGCCGTTCCCACCCTGCTGCACCACCGGGTCGGTCTCACCTGCCTGGAGGCGGGGCTGCACGTGCTGATCGAGAAGCCGATCGCGGCCAGCCAGGAGGAGGCGGCTGATCTGATCCAGGCAGCCTCCGCCACGACCCGCCTGCTGCAGGTGGGGCACATCGAGCGCTTCAACCCCGCCTTCCGCGAATTGCTCAAGGTGGTGGCCGACGAGGAGGTGGTGGTGCTGGAGGCCCGCCGCCACAGTCCCAACGCCGATCGGGCCAATGATGTGTCGGTGGTGCTGGATCTGATGATCCACGACATCGACCTGGTGCTGGAACTGGCCGGGGCTCCCGTGGTGCGTCTGGCGGCTGCCGGGGGGCGCAGCGCCGATGGCCCGATCGACTACGTCAACGCCACCCTCGGCTTCGCCAATGGCGTGGTGGCCAGCCTCACCGCCAGCAAGATGGCCCATCGCAAGATCCGCAGCCTCAGCGCTCACTGCCGCTGCAGCCTGATGGAGACCGACTTCCTCAACCACAACCTGCGCATCTATCGCCGGTCCCACGGCTCGGTGAGCGCCGACCACGGCGAGCTGGTGTATCGGAACGATGGCTTCATCGAGGAGGTGAGCACCACCTCGATTGAACCGCTCTACGCCGAACTCGAGCACTTTCTCCAATGCGTGCGAGGCGTGGAAATCCCAGCAGTCGATGGCCTTCAGGCTTCCCGTGCCCTGCAGCTCGCCGACCTGATCGAGCAGTGCGTTGAGCAGCCCAACCTCTGCATGGCGCTGGATGCACCGATCTGA
- a CDS encoding glycoside hydrolase family 15 protein gives MTISSASSDRLLIPPPLSPDANGQESSLEALAFLEELDQQIEQVVLRRQHPITGLLPASTANTVHGNYGDAWVRDCVYSIQCVWGLALARQRLHGSTRRGHELQQRVLQLMRGLLNAMLRQADKVERFKTSLDRLDAIHAKFDTGSGEPVVPDEGWGHLQLDATALFLLQLAQLTRSGLVIVQTSHERDFIQNLVYYVARAYRVADYGIWERGDKGNHGQPERNASSIGLVKAALEALEDLDLYGPHGDGSCCLTIPQDAIVRLRQALLNLLPRESASKEADSACLAVIGYPAWAVEDPDLVERTRHRIRRDLGGAYGYKRFRRDGHQTVVEDVTRLHYEREELAQFEHIESEWPLFLAYELVTACCEGRWEEARSWRERLRAVSVEVDGVLLLPELYLVPEEAIEAERAIPGSQEREPNENVPLLWTQSLTWLGDLLLHGLITPADLDPSGRRQPQALGAERVLVSLVPADATIATALEQAGLPITRSNESVQVGGSRELGRQLAAVGANPQLGLSGHPPVRIETMATARLYRQAGALHAYLPAVLEEGTFYLADDPEQLADAVCSELRLLQRNWRSQTLPLLLVPVAAGPFHRDPEAFLRLGRALQSGEIEGVPVQLAPLETVLDQLNLVELPADLPAPLAPAPPSQLPLRASTSQKPLTAQQEQELELQQTPISSLAERLWASTSLEEQSEVLEQLVRRLGNHAVLQGPGRGAPLRLPLLVDEVYRRALAEGNWNVVRRCAGVMGLVHPQLEDALTDLLVRQKQLVVGRNYTHDSLITEPASSLVIGERIRRYSGDDGREWMLQQELLLALDGLARLEPTLLSGSLTLQLGQLLLLLTGELATEHELSQSDAFEALCSLPPHGLRRRLRDLLADVEHARASLQRKEHLHVRGRVRWEVPDPLEELPKGGSWLQHRQRMGTLQRVPRDFYAGIWDLLHHCDGLVIGDKLERRNRLESAPLLSEKTPGERNFATLVEHLLSKIEASEYRRLCIETLITLMAFVGANPQVHFDDDLALDVVIGHAVRVGWQQNHPDVPATDYGLHKADAWDRFYNASPAACRRWQLQALRELTEAEQPAEARQPA, from the coding sequence ATGACGATCTCCAGTGCCTCCTCCGACCGACTCCTGATCCCGCCCCCCCTATCGCCGGACGCCAACGGCCAGGAGTCCAGCCTCGAGGCCCTGGCCTTCCTCGAGGAACTGGACCAGCAGATCGAACAGGTGGTGCTGCGGCGGCAGCATCCGATCACCGGACTGCTGCCGGCCAGCACCGCCAACACCGTGCACGGCAACTACGGCGATGCCTGGGTGCGGGATTGCGTCTACTCGATCCAGTGCGTCTGGGGACTGGCCCTGGCCCGCCAGCGCCTGCACGGCAGCACCCGCCGCGGCCACGAACTCCAGCAGCGGGTGCTGCAGCTGATGCGCGGCCTCCTGAACGCGATGCTGCGACAGGCGGACAAGGTGGAGCGCTTCAAGACCAGCCTCGACCGGCTCGACGCCATCCACGCCAAGTTCGACACCGGCAGCGGCGAGCCTGTGGTGCCGGACGAGGGCTGGGGCCATCTGCAGCTCGACGCCACCGCCCTGTTCCTGCTGCAGCTGGCCCAGCTGACCCGCTCCGGCCTGGTGATCGTTCAGACCAGCCACGAGCGCGACTTCATCCAGAACCTGGTGTATTACGTGGCGCGGGCCTACCGCGTGGCCGACTACGGCATCTGGGAGCGGGGTGACAAGGGCAATCACGGCCAGCCGGAACGGAACGCCAGCTCGATCGGCCTGGTCAAGGCGGCCCTCGAAGCGCTGGAGGATCTCGATCTGTACGGACCCCACGGCGACGGCAGCTGCTGCCTCACCATTCCCCAGGATGCGATCGTGCGCCTGCGCCAGGCGCTGCTCAACCTGCTGCCGCGCGAATCCGCCAGCAAGGAGGCCGACAGCGCCTGCCTGGCGGTGATCGGCTATCCCGCCTGGGCGGTGGAGGATCCCGACCTGGTGGAACGGACCCGCCACCGGATCCGCCGCGACCTGGGTGGCGCCTACGGCTACAAGCGCTTCCGCCGCGACGGCCATCAGACGGTGGTGGAAGACGTGACCCGCCTGCACTACGAACGGGAGGAGCTGGCCCAGTTCGAGCACATCGAATCCGAGTGGCCCCTGTTCCTCGCCTACGAGCTGGTCACGGCCTGCTGCGAAGGCCGCTGGGAGGAGGCCCGCAGCTGGCGTGAGCGCCTGCGGGCCGTGAGCGTGGAGGTGGACGGGGTGCTGCTGCTGCCGGAGCTGTACCTGGTGCCGGAGGAGGCGATCGAGGCCGAACGGGCCATTCCCGGCAGCCAGGAGCGCGAACCGAACGAGAACGTGCCCCTGCTCTGGACCCAGAGCCTCACCTGGCTGGGGGACCTGCTGCTGCACGGGCTGATCACCCCCGCCGACCTCGACCCCAGCGGCCGCCGCCAACCCCAGGCGCTTGGCGCCGAGCGGGTGCTGGTCAGCCTGGTGCCGGCCGACGCCACGATCGCCACCGCGCTCGAGCAGGCCGGCCTGCCGATCACCCGCAGCAACGAGAGCGTGCAGGTGGGCGGCTCGCGGGAGCTGGGCCGCCAGCTGGCGGCGGTGGGTGCCAACCCCCAGCTGGGGCTGAGCGGCCATCCGCCGGTGCGGATCGAGACCATGGCCACGGCCCGGCTCTACCGCCAGGCCGGCGCCCTGCACGCCTACCTGCCGGCCGTGCTGGAGGAGGGCACCTTCTACCTGGCCGATGATCCCGAGCAGCTGGCCGATGCGGTGTGCAGCGAGCTGCGGCTGCTGCAGCGCAACTGGCGCAGCCAGACGTTGCCGCTGCTGCTGGTGCCCGTCGCTGCCGGCCCCTTCCATCGCGACCCGGAGGCCTTCCTGCGGCTGGGACGCGCCCTCCAGTCCGGTGAGATCGAGGGGGTTCCGGTGCAGCTGGCTCCCCTGGAGACCGTGCTGGACCAGCTCAACCTGGTGGAGCTCCCCGCCGATCTCCCCGCCCCCCTGGCACCGGCGCCCCCGAGCCAGCTGCCGCTGCGGGCCAGCACCAGCCAGAAGCCGCTCACCGCCCAGCAGGAGCAGGAGCTGGAACTGCAGCAGACGCCGATCTCCAGCCTGGCGGAGCGTCTCTGGGCCAGCACCTCCCTGGAGGAGCAGAGTGAGGTGCTGGAGCAGCTGGTACGGCGGCTCGGCAATCACGCGGTGCTGCAGGGGCCTGGCCGCGGCGCCCCCCTGCGGCTGCCCCTGCTGGTGGATGAGGTGTACCGACGGGCCCTGGCCGAGGGCAACTGGAATGTGGTGCGCCGATGCGCCGGCGTGATGGGGCTGGTGCACCCTCAGCTCGAAGATGCCCTCACCGACCTGCTGGTGCGGCAGAAGCAACTGGTGGTGGGGCGCAACTACACCCACGACTCCCTGATCACCGAACCAGCCAGCAGCCTGGTGATCGGCGAGCGGATCCGCCGCTACAGCGGCGACGACGGCCGCGAATGGATGCTGCAGCAGGAACTGCTGCTCGCCCTCGACGGGCTGGCACGGCTGGAGCCGACCCTGCTGAGCGGCAGCCTCACCCTGCAGCTGGGCCAGCTGCTGCTGCTGCTCACCGGCGAGCTGGCCACGGAACACGAGCTCAGCCAGAGCGATGCCTTCGAGGCGCTCTGCAGCCTGCCGCCCCACGGCCTGCGTCGCCGCCTGCGGGACCTGCTGGCCGATGTGGAGCACGCCCGCGCCTCCCTGCAACGCAAGGAACACCTGCATGTTCGGGGCCGGGTGCGCTGGGAAGTGCCCGATCCGCTCGAGGAGCTGCCCAAGGGCGGAAGCTGGTTGCAGCACCGCCAGCGGATGGGCACCCTGCAGCGGGTGCCGCGCGATTTCTATGCCGGCATCTGGGATCTGCTGCACCACTGCGACGGCCTGGTGATCGGCGACAAGCTGGAGCGCCGCAACCGGCTGGAAAGCGCCCCGCTGCTGAGTGAAAAGACCCCCGGCGAACGCAACTTCGCCACCCTGGTCGAACACCTGCTCAGCAAGATCGAGGCCTCCGAGTACCGGCGCCTCTGCATCGAGACCCTGATCACCCTGATGGCCTTTGTGGGGGCCAACCCCCAGGTTCACTTCGACGACGACCTCGCCCTCGACGTGGTGATCGGCCACGCGGTGCGCGTCGGCTGGCAGCAGAACCATCCCGATGTGCCGGCCACGGACTACGGCCTGCACAAGGCTGATGCCTGGGATCGCTTCTACAACGCCTCGCCGGCCGCCTGCCGGCGCTGGCAACTGCAGGCCCTGCGGGAGCTCACCGAAGCGGAGCAGCCGGCTGAAGCCAGACAGCCGGCCTGA
- a CDS encoding WecB/TagA/CpsF family glycosyltransferase codes for MAAKATDPRRTRVLDVPVDVCPDVFEAALALLPRGGGQIVTLNAEMTMAALADPQLGAAIESAALVIPDGAGVVWALGRQGLRVRRAPGIELAHRLLVHASSHGWRVALVGASPEVMERLGERLSRELPTLQLAFSAHGFQSAEAWPGLQQQLLDARPDLVLVALGVPRQETWIQHFPCRNGGLWMGVGGSFDVWAGVKTRAPRWMGALHIEWLYRLIQEPSRWRRMLALPAFAWAVLRHGVKRPPQC; via the coding sequence ATGGCAGCGAAGGCGACCGATCCCCGCCGTACCCGGGTGCTGGATGTGCCCGTGGATGTCTGCCCGGATGTGTTTGAGGCGGCCCTGGCGCTGCTGCCGCGGGGCGGCGGCCAGATCGTCACCCTCAACGCCGAGATGACGATGGCCGCCCTGGCGGATCCGCAGCTGGGGGCGGCGATCGAGTCGGCGGCGCTGGTGATCCCCGATGGCGCCGGCGTGGTCTGGGCGCTGGGGCGCCAGGGCTTGCGGGTGCGCCGCGCCCCGGGTATCGAGCTGGCCCACCGCCTGCTCGTTCACGCCTCCAGCCACGGCTGGCGGGTGGCCCTGGTGGGCGCCAGCCCGGAGGTGATGGAGCGGCTGGGTGAGCGGCTCAGCCGCGAACTCCCGACTCTGCAGCTGGCCTTTTCGGCCCATGGGTTTCAGAGCGCCGAAGCATGGCCGGGCCTGCAGCAGCAGCTGCTTGATGCCAGGCCGGATCTGGTGCTGGTGGCCCTGGGGGTACCGCGCCAGGAAACCTGGATCCAGCACTTTCCATGCCGCAACGGTGGGCTGTGGATGGGCGTCGGCGGCAGTTTTGATGTCTGGGCCGGGGTCAAGACACGCGCACCTCGCTGGATGGGAGCGCTTCACATCGAATGGCTCTACCGGCTGATTCAGGAACCAAGCCGCTGGAGGCGGATGCTGGCACTGCCGGCCTTCGCCTGGGCCGTGCTGCGCCATGGAGTGAAGCGACCGCCTCAGTGCTGA
- a CDS encoding photosystem II reaction center protein K, with translation MALSSLLAGSALHTMAQLPEAYQAFGPLVDILPIIPLFFLLLAFVWQASVGFR, from the coding sequence ATGGCTCTCTCCTCGCTGCTGGCCGGCTCCGCCCTCCACACCATGGCCCAGCTGCCCGAGGCCTACCAGGCGTTCGGTCCCCTGGTGGACATCCTGCCGATCATCCCCCTGTTCTTCCTGCTGCTCGCCTTTGTGTGGCAAGCCTCGGTGGGTTTCCGCTGA
- the tgt gene encoding tRNA guanosine(34) transglycosylase Tgt, with translation MEPPFSFAITARCPCTRARCGRFHTPHGVVETPRFMPVGTAASIKGVTTPQLAETGSQMVLANTYHLHLQPGEQVVADAGGLHRFMAWDGPLLTDSGGFQVFSLGAINKIDDSGVVFRSPRDGARIQLTPERAIEIQMALGADVAMAFDQCPPYPASETEVAAACRRTHHWLERCLSTHNRADQALFGIAQGGCYSHLRQDSTRVVAAMDLPGIAVGGVSVGEPAEEMHRIVRLVAPLLPEAKPHYLMGVGSLREMAIAVAHGFDLFDCVLPTRLGRHGTALVGGERWNLRNARFRHDHTPLDPSCSCLACRQHSRAYLHHLIRSGEMLGRTLLSLHNITTLIRFTSAMAQAIQDGCFSEDFAPWEPNSPAAHTW, from the coding sequence ATCGAGCCCCCATTCTCCTTCGCGATCACCGCCCGCTGCCCGTGCACCCGGGCCCGCTGCGGCCGCTTCCACACCCCCCACGGCGTCGTGGAGACTCCCCGGTTCATGCCGGTGGGCACCGCCGCCAGCATCAAGGGAGTCACCACACCCCAGCTGGCCGAAACCGGCAGCCAGATGGTGCTGGCCAACACGTATCACCTGCACCTGCAACCGGGCGAGCAGGTGGTGGCCGACGCCGGTGGGCTGCACCGCTTCATGGCCTGGGACGGGCCGCTGCTCACCGATTCCGGTGGCTTTCAGGTGTTCAGCCTCGGGGCGATCAACAAGATCGATGACAGCGGCGTGGTGTTCCGCTCCCCCCGCGACGGCGCCCGCATCCAGCTCACCCCCGAGCGGGCGATCGAGATCCAGATGGCCCTGGGCGCCGACGTGGCCATGGCCTTCGACCAGTGCCCTCCCTATCCGGCCAGTGAAACCGAGGTGGCCGCGGCCTGCCGCCGCACCCACCACTGGCTGGAGCGCTGCCTGAGCACCCACAACCGAGCCGATCAGGCCCTGTTCGGCATCGCCCAGGGGGGCTGCTACTCGCACCTGCGCCAGGACTCCACCCGGGTGGTGGCGGCGATGGACCTGCCCGGCATCGCCGTGGGCGGGGTGAGCGTGGGCGAGCCGGCCGAGGAGATGCACCGGATCGTGCGGCTGGTGGCGCCGCTGCTGCCGGAAGCCAAGCCCCACTACCTGATGGGCGTGGGCAGCCTGCGGGAAATGGCGATCGCGGTGGCCCACGGCTTCGATCTGTTCGACTGCGTGCTGCCCACCCGGCTGGGGCGGCACGGCACCGCCCTGGTGGGGGGCGAGCGCTGGAATCTGCGCAATGCCCGCTTCCGCCACGACCACACCCCCCTCGATCCGAGCTGCAGCTGCCTGGCCTGCCGCCAGCACAGCCGCGCCTATCTGCACCACCTGATCCGCAGCGGCGAGATGCTGGGCCGCACGCTGCTCAGCCTGCACAACATCACCACCTTGATCCGCTTCACCTCCGCCATGGCACAGGCGATCCAGGACGGTTGTTTTTCAGAGGATTTCGCTCCGTGGGAGCCGAATTCTCCGGCCGCACACACGTGGTAG
- a CDS encoding adenosylcobinamide-GDP ribazoletransferase, protein MADLAGAWIFYSVLPAWPWPRPRFGRIARFAPWIGLVLGGLQALAWLLLVGRAPALTQAALVIVLGLALSGGLHSDGAMDTADGLAAGDRCHEAMADSRVGASGVQAFAQLLLVRLAALVWLAAAAAAAAPAALVWAAFWGRLSPLIAMDRFPYRSARGTGAFHRHHWRGLALELRPSLLVLAGVVLLVPATGAAGFSPGAAPHLWLPLLAGAVGVLPAVLVPLWLGRRLGSHSGDSYGACVEWVEALSLLLTAALVALLPLQAG, encoded by the coding sequence CTGGCGGATCTGGCCGGCGCCTGGATCTTCTATTCGGTGCTGCCGGCCTGGCCGTGGCCGCGGCCCCGCTTCGGCCGGATCGCCCGCTTCGCGCCCTGGATCGGCCTGGTGCTGGGCGGACTGCAGGCCCTGGCCTGGCTGCTGCTGGTGGGGCGGGCGCCGGCCCTCACCCAGGCGGCCCTGGTGATCGTGCTGGGCCTGGCGCTCAGCGGCGGCCTGCACAGCGATGGCGCCATGGATACCGCCGATGGGCTGGCCGCCGGCGATCGCTGCCACGAGGCCATGGCCGACAGCCGGGTGGGGGCCAGTGGTGTGCAGGCCTTCGCCCAGCTGCTGCTGGTGCGGCTCGCCGCCCTGGTCTGGCTGGCCGCCGCCGCCGCGGCAGCCGCGCCGGCTGCCCTGGTGTGGGCCGCCTTCTGGGGGCGGCTGTCCCCCCTGATCGCCATGGACCGCTTCCCCTACCGCAGCGCCCGCGGCACGGGTGCGTTCCACCGCCATCACTGGCGCGGCCTGGCGCTGGAACTGCGTCCATCGCTGCTGGTGCTGGCCGGGGTTGTGCTGCTGGTGCCGGCCACTGGGGCGGCGGGATTCAGCCCCGGCGCGGCCCCGCACCTCTGGCTGCCCCTGCTGGCCGGAGCGGTGGGGGTGCTGCCGGCGGTGCTGGTGCCCCTGTGGCTGGGCCGGCGGCTCGGCAGCCACAGCGGCGACAGCTACGGAGCCTGCGTGGAGTGGGTGGAGGCCCTCAGCCTGCTGCTCACGGCTGCGCTGGTGGCGCTTCTGCCGCTGCAGGCAGGCTGA
- a CDS encoding sensor histidine kinase KdpD, giving the protein MQVSERFLALLTSQLAQFADREDLKSVVVYLALPGPDGRLSLMPVGQWPRDGRALPAVASDRTLQMPAEGRRWLPLRHDRALLGALQVESRSLSWPMPLVERLEAVAHCLTEALRIDLERQHLLQRQQRQDEQLRLLIHQLRNPLAALRTFAQLLRRRLEQDSSSRPLVDGLLAEERQLNRYVEAISALAPPEALTGSSGTTPLLLPPVLAGPEGQPLEEVLEPLLQRAAATAALQKRPWQGPSSLPSWRGDSGAVAEILANLLENAFRYSPAGAAVGLLVGRSDGRLSLTVWDAGPAIPEPERQAIFGRGVRGTAGQQLAGTGLGLALGRDLARQIGGDLELLIPPSRIDPALPPQGNGFRLSLPAAAEAPPAQP; this is encoded by the coding sequence ATGCAGGTCTCCGAGCGGTTTCTGGCCCTGCTGACCAGCCAGCTGGCCCAGTTCGCCGACCGCGAAGACCTGAAGTCTGTGGTGGTGTATCTGGCCCTGCCTGGGCCAGACGGACGCCTCAGCCTGATGCCGGTGGGCCAATGGCCCCGTGATGGCAGGGCCCTGCCGGCGGTGGCCTCGGATCGCACCCTGCAGATGCCCGCCGAAGGCCGCCGCTGGTTGCCCCTGCGCCACGACCGGGCCCTGCTGGGGGCCCTGCAGGTGGAGAGTCGCAGCCTCAGCTGGCCGATGCCGCTGGTGGAGCGGCTCGAGGCGGTGGCCCACTGCCTCACCGAGGCCCTGCGGATCGATCTGGAACGGCAACATCTCCTGCAGCGCCAGCAGCGCCAGGACGAACAGCTGCGACTGCTGATCCATCAGCTGCGCAATCCCCTCGCCGCCCTGCGCACCTTCGCCCAGCTGCTGCGGCGCCGGCTTGAGCAGGACAGCAGCAGCCGTCCCCTGGTGGACGGACTGCTGGCGGAGGAACGCCAGCTGAACCGCTATGTGGAAGCCATCAGTGCCCTGGCGCCGCCGGAGGCCCTGACGGGCAGCAGCGGCACCACGCCCCTGCTGCTGCCGCCGGTGCTCGCCGGACCGGAAGGCCAGCCCCTGGAGGAGGTCCTGGAGCCGCTTCTGCAGCGGGCCGCCGCCACTGCGGCACTGCAGAAGCGGCCCTGGCAGGGCCCGTCGTCGCTGCCGAGCTGGCGTGGCGACAGCGGTGCGGTGGCCGAAATCCTCGCCAACCTTCTGGAGAACGCCTTCCGCTACAGCCCCGCCGGAGCGGCCGTGGGCCTGCTGGTCGGCCGCAGCGACGGGCGGCTCAGCCTCACCGTGTGGGACGCCGGGCCCGCGATTCCAGAGCCGGAGCGGCAGGCGATCTTCGGGCGCGGCGTGCGGGGCACGGCCGGTCAGCAACTCGCCGGCACCGGGCTCGGCCTGGCCCTGGGCCGGGACCTGGCCCGCCAGATCGGCGGCGACCTGGAGCTGCTGATCCCGCCATCCCGTATCGATCCAGCCCTGCCGCCGCAGGGCAACGGCTTCCGGCTCAGCCTGCCTGCAGCGGCAGAAGCGCCACCAGCGCAGCCGTGA
- a CDS encoding DUF3155 domain-containing protein has product MSKKRKRISRRRLAGQRVLAHVSTHNLETGSHKPVTAARRYIAEVGLEAPAILNVRRNEHTTDRFFWGEKGLFSAQYAEENHFLFPSLRLIVDQIGEEVLFEGLEAMASDDWEEMEEYEYAFV; this is encoded by the coding sequence ATGTCGAAAAAGCGCAAGCGGATCAGCCGTCGCCGCCTCGCCGGCCAGCGTGTTCTGGCCCATGTCTCCACCCACAACCTCGAAACCGGCTCCCACAAGCCGGTCACCGCGGCGCGTCGCTACATCGCCGAAGTGGGACTGGAAGCTCCGGCCATCCTCAACGTGCGTCGCAACGAGCACACCACGGACCGCTTCTTCTGGGGTGAGAAGGGCCTGTTCAGCGCTCAGTACGCCGAAGAGAACCACTTCCTCTTCCCCTCCCTGCGTCTGATTGTCGATCAGATCGGCGAGGAGGTGCTGTTCGAAGGTCTGGAAGCCATGGCCTCGGACGACTGGGAGGAAATGGAGGAATACGAGTACGCCTTCGTTTGA
- a CDS encoding alpha/beta hydrolase, whose amino-acid sequence MTSPFSPDPEQIRLGPDQAATRLVLLHGWGADADDLLDLGALLVGPEVSVVALRAPDPHPAGQGRQWYDLQQPEWPQLPQARRDLRQRLEQLATSVPLANTALLGFSQGAAMAIDVGTSADSEGLPLAALVSCSGYPHPGWQPGPLHMAVLLTHGEQDPVVPFAASLELERQLTGVAQAQHPVQRLAFAGGHTIDEDLLPRIRAFLAQHLQASTAG is encoded by the coding sequence ATGACCAGCCCCTTCTCCCCGGACCCTGAGCAGATCCGCCTCGGCCCGGACCAGGCGGCCACGCGGCTGGTACTGCTGCATGGCTGGGGGGCCGATGCCGACGACCTGCTCGATCTGGGCGCGTTGCTGGTGGGCCCGGAGGTGAGCGTGGTGGCACTGCGGGCGCCCGATCCCCATCCCGCCGGCCAGGGGCGGCAGTGGTACGACCTGCAGCAGCCGGAATGGCCGCAGTTGCCCCAGGCCCGCCGGGATCTGCGCCAGCGGCTCGAGCAACTGGCGACCAGTGTTCCCCTGGCGAACACGGCGCTGCTGGGCTTCTCCCAGGGAGCCGCCATGGCGATCGATGTGGGCACCAGCGCTGACAGCGAGGGGCTGCCACTGGCGGCGCTGGTGAGCTGCAGCGGCTACCCCCATCCCGGCTGGCAGCCAGGCCCTCTGCACATGGCTGTGCTGCTCACCCATGGCGAACAGGACCCGGTGGTGCCCTTCGCGGCCAGCCTCGAGCTGGAGCGCCAGCTCACCGGCGTTGCACAGGCACAACATCCGGTGCAACGCCTGGCTTTCGCCGGCGGCCACACGATCGATGAAGACCTGCTGCCGCGGATCCGAGCCTTTCTGGCCCAGCACCTGCAAGCCTCGACAGCTGGCTGA